A window of Alphaproteobacteria bacterium genomic DNA:
TGTCGTCCCACGCCCCGACGCGCCGCCACCATGTCACCACATAGGCGGCGCCCGACAGGACCGTCGTCGCCGCCACGCCGTAAATCGCCACCCTGAGCGCCGGCGTCTGGTGAAATCCGAAAGCGAGTTCGGCCAGCACCCAGACGGCGAGCGCGATCTGCGCGGCGGTGTTGATCTTGCTGATCATCATCGGCTGCATCTGCAGACTGTTCGTCACGATGCGCACGAGCAGGGCTCCGCCGACGATCACGACGTCGCGGAAAGCGACGAGCGCGACCAGCCATACCGGCAGGAAGCCGTAGGCCGCCAGCACGACGTAGGTCGTCACCAGCAGCGCCTTGTCGGCGATCGGGTCAAGATAGGCGCCCAGCACGCTGCGGAGGTTCAAACGCTTGGCGAGGAAGCCGTCGAGCGCATCGGAGAGGCCGGCCGACAGGAAGATCCAGAACGCCGCGGCGTGCTCGGCGGCGACGATCGCCCAGACCATCGCCGGTGCACAGGCCAGCCGCGCCAGGCTGAGCGCGTTGGGCAGTTGCGCGAGGATGCTGCGCATCGCGGCGATCAGCGCTCGACGATCACGTACTGGCCATCCTGCTCGCGCAGAGCCAGCTT
This region includes:
- a CDS encoding CDP-alcohol phosphatidyltransferase family protein; translation: MRSILAQLPNALSLARLACAPAMVWAIVAAEHAAAFWIFLSAGLSDALDGFLAKRLNLRSVLGAYLDPIADKALLVTTYVVLAAYGFLPVWLVALVAFRDVVIVGGALLVRIVTNSLQMQPMMISKINTAAQIALAVWVLAELAFGFHQTPALRVAIYGVAATTVLSGAAYVVTWWRRVGAWDDTMAGRSSDGDA